A stretch of the Xiphias gladius isolate SHS-SW01 ecotype Sanya breed wild chromosome 21, ASM1685928v1, whole genome shotgun sequence genome encodes the following:
- the ip6k1 gene encoding inositol hexakisphosphate kinase 1 isoform X2 gives MCLPHTNNMDSKLQGPGQGGGASLRPRGGGVPLEPFVHQVGGHTSMMRYDDHTVCKPLISREQRFYESLPPEMKEFTPEYKGVVLVCFEGDSDGYINLVAYPYGESNMEGGTTEHEERDPPEREQPRRKHSRRSLHRSSSSSDHKEERPDRREPHDTDTSDNLAELKSPRLDPKIHSDVPFQMLDWNSGLTSEKISHNPWSLRCHKQQLSRMRSESKDRKLFKFLLLENVVHHFSYPCILDLKMGTRQHGDDASEEKAARQMKKCEQSTSATLGVRVCGMQVYQLNTGHYLCRNKYYGRGLSIEGFRQALYQYMHNGKGLRQDLFEPILNKLRGLKAVLERQASYRFYSSSLLIIYEGKEPEGPSVLSSGQHAAWQQKTPAAPADPHCGPGPHAPPAPDTPCETDMSQNPDPGSMSSQGPGLMAPPSPSPHPPPQAPPTKSDCHPFLPPPPSPHPHPDASSPSVPSIISFPPPPAPPPSRPPPVDVRMIDFAHSTFKGFRGDTAVHDGPDRGYVFGLESLVQILESLRDDNLP, from the exons ATGTGCCTCCCTCACACCAACAACATGGACAGCAAGCTACAGGGGCCGGGGCAGGGGGGAGGGGCTTCACTTCGACCACGAGGAGGAGGCGTTCCACTGGAGCCCTTTGTACACCAG gtGGGGGGTCACACCAGTATGATGCGTTACGATGACCACACAGTGTGTAAGCCTCTGATCAGCAGAGAGCAGCGCTTCTACGAGTCTCTGCCTCCAGAGATGAAGGAGTTCACTCCGGAGTATAAAG GTGTGGTGCTGGTTTGTTTCGAAGGTGACTCTGACGGCTACATCAACCTGGTGGCCTACCCCTACGGCGAGAGCAACATGGAGGGAGGGACCACAGAGCACGAGGAGCGGGACCCCCCCGAGAGGGAGCAGCCGAGGAGGAAACACTCCCGCCGCAGCCTCCatcgctcctcctcctcctctgatcACAAGGAGGAGCGCCCGGACAGGAGGGAGCCGCACGACACCGACACCTCTGATAA TCTTGCAGAGCTGAAGAGTCCCAGGCTGGACCCAAAGATCCACTCAGACGTTCCCTTCCAGATGTTGGACTGGAACAGTGGTTTGACCTCAGAGAAGATCAGCCATAACCCCTGGAGCCTCCGCTGtcacaaacagcagctcagccGCATGAGATCCGAGTCCAAGGACCGCAAACTCTTCA AGTTCCTGTTGTTGGAGAACGTGGTTCACCACTTCTCCTACCCCTGCATCCTGGACCTGAAGATGGGCACCAGGCAGCACGGAGACGACGCCTCCGAGGAGAAGGCGGCCAGGCAGATGAAGAAATGTGAACAGAGCACTTCAGCGACGCTGGGAGTCAGAGTGTGTGGCATGCAG GTGTACCAGCTGAACACCGGCCACTACCTCTGCCGGAACAAGTACTACGGCCGCGGCCTGTCGATCGAAGGCTTCCGCCAGGCCCTCTACCAGTACATGCACAACGGAAAGGGCCTGAGGCAGGACCTCTTTGAGCCAATCCTGAATAAGCTTCGCGGCCTGAAGGCAGTGCTGGAGAGGCAGGCGTCCTATCGCTTCTACTCGTCTTCACTGCTCATCATCTATGAGGGAAAG GAACCCGAGGGCCCGTCGGTCCTCAGCTCCGGGCAGCATGCAGCCTGGCAACAGAAGACTCCTGCGGCCCCTGCGGATCCCCACTGTGGCCCTGGGCCCCACGCCCCTCCAGCCCCCGACACTCCTTGTGAAACGGACATGAGCCAGAACCCAGATCCGGGATCAATGTCCTCTCAGGGACCTGGACTGATGGCTccaccctccccctcccctcatCCTCCCCCACAGGCCCCACCCACCAAGTCAGACTGCCaccccttcctcccccctcccccctcgcCTCATCCCCATCCAGAcgcctcctccccctctgttCCCAGTATAATTtccttcccccctcctcctgcccCCCCACCCAGTCGGCCCCCCCCGGTGGACGTTCGTATGATCGACTTCGCCCACTCCACCTTTAAGGGTTTCCGCGGCGACACGGCGGTGCACGACGGGCCGGACCGGGGCTACGTGTTCGGACTGGAGAGCCTGGTCCAGATCCTGGAGAGCCTGCGGGACGACAACCTGCCATAG
- the ip6k1 gene encoding inositol hexakisphosphate kinase 1 isoform X1 has translation MSGGGAVRPPGAMCLPHTNNMDSKLQGPGQGGGASLRPRGGGVPLEPFVHQVGGHTSMMRYDDHTVCKPLISREQRFYESLPPEMKEFTPEYKGVVLVCFEGDSDGYINLVAYPYGESNMEGGTTEHEERDPPEREQPRRKHSRRSLHRSSSSSDHKEERPDRREPHDTDTSDNLAELKSPRLDPKIHSDVPFQMLDWNSGLTSEKISHNPWSLRCHKQQLSRMRSESKDRKLFKFLLLENVVHHFSYPCILDLKMGTRQHGDDASEEKAARQMKKCEQSTSATLGVRVCGMQVYQLNTGHYLCRNKYYGRGLSIEGFRQALYQYMHNGKGLRQDLFEPILNKLRGLKAVLERQASYRFYSSSLLIIYEGKEPEGPSVLSSGQHAAWQQKTPAAPADPHCGPGPHAPPAPDTPCETDMSQNPDPGSMSSQGPGLMAPPSPSPHPPPQAPPTKSDCHPFLPPPPSPHPHPDASSPSVPSIISFPPPPAPPPSRPPPVDVRMIDFAHSTFKGFRGDTAVHDGPDRGYVFGLESLVQILESLRDDNLP, from the exons atgtctg GAGGAGGCGCAGTGCGTCCGCCAGGAGCCATGTGCCTCCCTCACACCAACAACATGGACAGCAAGCTACAGGGGCCGGGGCAGGGGGGAGGGGCTTCACTTCGACCACGAGGAGGAGGCGTTCCACTGGAGCCCTTTGTACACCAG gtGGGGGGTCACACCAGTATGATGCGTTACGATGACCACACAGTGTGTAAGCCTCTGATCAGCAGAGAGCAGCGCTTCTACGAGTCTCTGCCTCCAGAGATGAAGGAGTTCACTCCGGAGTATAAAG GTGTGGTGCTGGTTTGTTTCGAAGGTGACTCTGACGGCTACATCAACCTGGTGGCCTACCCCTACGGCGAGAGCAACATGGAGGGAGGGACCACAGAGCACGAGGAGCGGGACCCCCCCGAGAGGGAGCAGCCGAGGAGGAAACACTCCCGCCGCAGCCTCCatcgctcctcctcctcctctgatcACAAGGAGGAGCGCCCGGACAGGAGGGAGCCGCACGACACCGACACCTCTGATAA TCTTGCAGAGCTGAAGAGTCCCAGGCTGGACCCAAAGATCCACTCAGACGTTCCCTTCCAGATGTTGGACTGGAACAGTGGTTTGACCTCAGAGAAGATCAGCCATAACCCCTGGAGCCTCCGCTGtcacaaacagcagctcagccGCATGAGATCCGAGTCCAAGGACCGCAAACTCTTCA AGTTCCTGTTGTTGGAGAACGTGGTTCACCACTTCTCCTACCCCTGCATCCTGGACCTGAAGATGGGCACCAGGCAGCACGGAGACGACGCCTCCGAGGAGAAGGCGGCCAGGCAGATGAAGAAATGTGAACAGAGCACTTCAGCGACGCTGGGAGTCAGAGTGTGTGGCATGCAG GTGTACCAGCTGAACACCGGCCACTACCTCTGCCGGAACAAGTACTACGGCCGCGGCCTGTCGATCGAAGGCTTCCGCCAGGCCCTCTACCAGTACATGCACAACGGAAAGGGCCTGAGGCAGGACCTCTTTGAGCCAATCCTGAATAAGCTTCGCGGCCTGAAGGCAGTGCTGGAGAGGCAGGCGTCCTATCGCTTCTACTCGTCTTCACTGCTCATCATCTATGAGGGAAAG GAACCCGAGGGCCCGTCGGTCCTCAGCTCCGGGCAGCATGCAGCCTGGCAACAGAAGACTCCTGCGGCCCCTGCGGATCCCCACTGTGGCCCTGGGCCCCACGCCCCTCCAGCCCCCGACACTCCTTGTGAAACGGACATGAGCCAGAACCCAGATCCGGGATCAATGTCCTCTCAGGGACCTGGACTGATGGCTccaccctccccctcccctcatCCTCCCCCACAGGCCCCACCCACCAAGTCAGACTGCCaccccttcctcccccctcccccctcgcCTCATCCCCATCCAGAcgcctcctccccctctgttCCCAGTATAATTtccttcccccctcctcctgcccCCCCACCCAGTCGGCCCCCCCCGGTGGACGTTCGTATGATCGACTTCGCCCACTCCACCTTTAAGGGTTTCCGCGGCGACACGGCGGTGCACGACGGGCCGGACCGGGGCTACGTGTTCGGACTGGAGAGCCTGGTCCAGATCCTGGAGAGCCTGCGGGACGACAACCTGCCATAG